In Pseudomonas rhizosphaerae, one DNA window encodes the following:
- a CDS encoding DUF4214 domain-containing protein, translating to MQYDQPYSASELKGSLANNPTLLSSTTAAAISTLLALDTAESVSVASWDGVSAPVSPAGTTPALVSATIAGAAGENVAVAIPAQLSAAQAFVFESEANLVVSFDAPAVAAFAAFAAEGDVSAAAVTDSTPDLIVTSGDGSDTLIFTGDRNVYVDGRDGNDTIITAAGNDTIYGGAGNNVILSGAGNDEIFLAGTADVVDAGEGYDVVHLGGSRQDYDFTVGNNFDVNLTGTQTASITHAEFLSFDNNESVALVDSEAEAAALRLFQGLLGRDADKDGAQLWAAQAEAGVSTTAIAQEFLNSSEYTVVSNEAFVESLYTQILQRDVTNVDEAGVQSWLNTLAAGGTRTDVVSAIATSQEAISNDQSNGSYVQGLYQAALGRGAEADGLNNWISQLVTGTSRTEVAASILNSAEAGQKINSDFIDSLYTNALGRSATEDAASKAGWIDYIAQGHTLADVAIAIVGSEEATNTIDNVIVIHGQV from the coding sequence ATGCAATACGATCAGCCTTACTCCGCGTCCGAACTGAAAGGTTCGCTGGCCAACAACCCTACTCTGTTGTCCTCCACTACCGCCGCTGCCATCAGCACTCTGCTGGCACTGGACACTGCTGAAAGTGTAAGTGTTGCTTCGTGGGACGGCGTGTCCGCCCCAGTCTCGCCAGCCGGCACCACTCCTGCCCTGGTCAGCGCAACCATCGCCGGCGCAGCGGGTGAAAACGTTGCTGTGGCCATTCCTGCCCAGCTTTCCGCAGCTCAAGCGTTCGTATTTGAAAGCGAAGCCAACCTGGTTGTGTCTTTCGATGCACCTGCTGTTGCTGCCTTTGCTGCATTCGCCGCCGAAGGCGACGTTTCTGCCGCTGCTGTAACTGATTCCACCCCAGACCTGATCGTTACTTCAGGTGATGGCAGCGACACCTTGATCTTCACTGGCGACCGTAATGTTTACGTCGACGGCCGTGACGGCAACGACACCATCATTACTGCTGCTGGCAACGACACCATCTACGGTGGCGCTGGCAACAACGTTATCCTTTCGGGTGCCGGTAACGACGAGATCTTCTTGGCTGGTACCGCTGATGTGGTCGACGCTGGCGAAGGCTACGATGTCGTTCACCTGGGCGGTTCGCGCCAGGACTACGACTTCACCGTCGGCAACAACTTCGATGTGAACCTGACCGGCACGCAAACTGCGTCGATCACTCACGCCGAGTTCCTGTCCTTCGACAACAACGAATCCGTTGCTCTGGTCGACAGCGAAGCCGAAGCGGCTGCGCTGCGTCTGTTCCAAGGCCTGCTGGGCCGTGATGCAGACAAGGATGGTGCACAACTGTGGGCTGCTCAGGCCGAAGCCGGTGTTTCCACTACCGCCATCGCTCAAGAGTTCTTGAACTCTTCCGAGTACACCGTCGTGTCGAACGAAGCGTTCGTTGAGTCTCTGTACACCCAGATTCTGCAGCGTGACGTAACCAACGTCGATGAAGCAGGCGTACAGAGCTGGCTGAACACCCTGGCTGCCGGTGGCACTCGTACCGACGTGGTCAGCGCAATTGCCACTTCGCAGGAAGCCATCAGCAACGACCAGAGCAACGGTTCGTACGTCCAGGGCCTGTACCAGGCTGCACTGGGTCGCGGTGCCGAAGCCGATGGCCTGAACAACTGGATCAGCCAGTTGGTCACCGGTACTAGCCGTACCGAAGTCGCTGCAAGCATTCTGAACTCGGCTGAAGCCGGTCAGAAAATCAACAGCGACTTCATCGACAGCCTGTACACCAACGCCTTGGGCCGCTCCGCGACCGAAGACGCTGCAAGCAAGGCTGGCTGGATCGACTATATCGCTCAGGGTCACACCCTGGCGGACGTCGCTATCGCCATCGTCGGTTCGGAAGAAGCTACCAACACAATTGACAACGTCATTGTGATCCACGGCCAGGTCTAA